From a region of the Solanum stenotomum isolate F172 chromosome 2, ASM1918654v1, whole genome shotgun sequence genome:
- the LOC125854622 gene encoding uncharacterized protein LOC125854622: protein MDDAPSFSIGITQIMSSNNNRVFDHEDAGWAENRSKKLHDPLIMAKVSIEKVRKDVPSSSKSKVEKPPKKRVRKVSSPISRPNLPKSVKYKIKQIPAHSLRFGSTYNMGFAEELKLSIGIDGVEKFKNTIFGPYLNIPNCNYQGQITKCLLLLELEQDNIDELHIRHASGNILHFTIKEFAIITALKCTGNVNEFKYPDSTHSRLIQRYFPDSQNVVNKGRLVQRFRMGQWENSQDALEMAILYFIHTFVFSQLGDANIPIHHFYMVEDGRYEQFPWGQIAFSKLIKSLRQEFTKEKKMYRLAGMPYVLNVWIYECASAVGDEIAVKVGSFIPRICNWRVVGVKPKFGMFMSSIFSQNSCNDIHPTSEELASLDLPGNVDASHNEHQNSAAKSKLVQPQELSGFEDFSTNHTDNFLRRSRRPSTTSSTPPPKRRKNAHPVKPDVIDVNQPEQSAVQSNKNSPIPISGVNVPDVHVPSLDPKEPTDRSGIKQVKKYLKKYIDKKFQHLEDLIKLNHKQLMNVVRNPHKQEEENISGTSTSLNMPEFNQEDHVVRPPTTNQLFDKRSSPIAMDVPDNDRFEVDVVEDQEQNLIPEPKIVEDVTTCKEKEGRKDVSDLPHITEVHDEATEDVPVRGSKTFHQVMLDEHDADKVKDNVIKSDKSGSINSDSVSAATQEAVDTLYGIHAPMDAQPLQVVTPQQLTDTHDLRSRNLVPMDTNINEIVVHEVSKTPIQRLRLPSKIFQSPYVTIFGSSDKGKEKVDSKLHIRPNHPFQDCGIIFQPPSTLLDQYHQWLSKGLLKTHDKKKPKEDKYKCNSASFGFDQMDFVVAFPINKNWFYAMSQPKKCWTDEHIDVVFYYLRKKSKLRSLDQYRYTTVNCLFKTYINNTHERYHCSLADDNLSTQEHMARGSVVSGFERSMMNIINGFEIPAGLPWHSCDDVYIPVNCDGQFHWVLAVVVLKKRLIRVYDSASGSRRKNFSGDIKKLSLMLPTYLQDSGFFDHSERTDWSSLDAYKDKETGSLLEPKHPFLVEYVQDIIQQGSDTLDCGLFVAAFAEFLSDEIPIQSNNFRSDYLRSRYAALLWNYGSEKAEAGYVSDNDDPSKPRGHFTPPNHDALVNLE, encoded by the exons ATGGATGATGCTCCCTCTTTCAGTATAGGTATTACCCAGATAATGTCATCTAACAATAATCGTGTGTTTGACCATGAAGACGCAGGTTGGGCTGAGAATAGATCGAAGAAATTGCATGATCCCCTTATAATGGCGAAAGTGAGTATCGAGAAAGTCAGGAAGGATGtgccttcttcttcaaaatcaaaGGTTGAAAAACCCCCTAAAAAAAGGGTTAGAAAAGTATCATCTCCAATTTCCCGTCCTAATCTACCCAAG TCTGTGAAATACAAGATAAAACAAATTCCTGCACACTCCTTGAGGTTTGGTTCAACATACAACATGGGTTTTGCAGAAGAGTTGAAGTTGTCTATAGGGATTGATGGTGTTGAGAAATTTAAGAACACAATTTTCGGTCCATATCTCAACATTCCTAATTGCAATTACCAAGGGCAAATAACAAAGTGTCTATTACTACTTGAGCTGGAGCAGGATAATATAGATGAGCTCCATATTCGCCATGCTAGCGGGAATATTTTGCATTTCACTATCAAAGAATTTGCCATCATTACCGCCCTGAAATGCACAGGAAATGTTAATGAATTTAAATATCCTGATTCCACTCACAGTAGATTGATTCAAAGATATTTTCCTGATTCACAAAACGTTGTAAACAAGGGTCGTTTAGTTCAAAGATTTCGGATGGGTCAATGGGAGAATAGTCAAGATGCTCTTGAAATGGCAATCCTATATTTCATTCATACTTTTGTCTTTTCCCAGCTTGGTGATGCAAATATACCTATCCACCATTTCTATATGGTTGAAGATGGAAGGTATGAACAGTTTCCATGGGGACAGATTGCATTctcaaaattgataaaatcaCTAAGACAAGAGTTCACCAAAGAAAAGAAGATGTATCGATTAGCCGGCATGCCATATGTCCTGAATGTTTGGATATATGAATGTGCCTCGGCAGTCGGTGATGAAATTGCAGTCAAAGTGGGCAGTTTTATACCTAGAATATGCAACTGGCGTGTTGTGGGAGTCAAGCCAAAATTTGGCATGTTTATGTCTAGCATCTTCTCCCAG AATTCTTGCAATGATATACATCCAACATCCGAGGAATTGGCATCACTTGATTTGCCTGGTAATGTTGATGCTTCTCATAATGAACATCAAAATTCAGCTGCCAAGTCCAAGCTTGTTCAACCACAAGAACTTTCCGGATTTGAGGATTTTTCTACTAATCATACAGATAATTTTTTAAGGAGATCAAGACGCCCTTCAACTACATCATCTACACCCCCTCCAAAGAGGAGAAAGAATGCTCATCCTGTTAAGCCAGATGTTATTGATGTCAATCAACCTGAACAATCGGCTGTGCAATCAAACAAAAACAGTCCAATTCCAATTTCAGGTGTTAATGTACCCGATGTTCATGTTCCTTCACTAGATCCTAAAGAACCTACTGACAGATCAGGGATTAAACAAGTTAAGAAATACCTGAAGAAATAT attgACAAGAAATTTCAGCATTTAGAGgatttaatcaaattaaatcacAAGCAGTTGATGAATGTTGTTCGGAATCCACACAAGCAAGAAGAAGAG AATATTTCTGGCACATCTACAAGTCTTAACATGCCAGAGTTCAATCAAGAAGATCACGTTGTTCGTCCACCTACCACTAACCAGTTGTTTGATAAACGGAGTTCACCTATTGCGATGGACGTGCCCGACAATGATCGATTTGAGGTAGATGTTGTTGAGGATCAAGAACAAAATCTTATCCCTGAACCAAAGATTGTAGAA GATGTTACTACATGTAAGGAAAAAGAAGGTAGGAAGGATGTATCAGATCTTCCACACATAACAGAAGTCCATGATGAAGCAACT GAAGATGTACCAGTTAGAGGCTCCAAAACATTTCATCAAGTAATGTTGGATGAACACGATGCTGATAAAGTGAAGGATAATGTCATAAAATCTGATAAATCG GGTTCGATAAATTCGGATTCAGTATCAGCTGCTACTCAAGAAGCAGTAGATACACTTTATGGCATTCATGCTCCTATGGATGCTCAACCACTGCAAGTTGTCACTCCCCAACAACTTACCGACACACATGATTTGAGATCGCGCAACCTTGTACCCATGGATACTAACATAAATGAAATAGTGGTACATGAAGTGTCAAAGACGCCTATTCAAAGATTGAGACTGCCATCAAAGATCTTTCAATCACCATACGTAACTATATTTGGGTCTAGCGACAAAGGCAAAGAGAAAGTTGATTCAAAGTTACACATTCGTCCAAATCACCCATTTCAAGATTGTGGTATTATTTTCCAACCTCCATCTACTTTACTTGATCAGTACCATCAGTGGTTATCAAAGGGCCTTCTTAAAACACATGACAAGAA gAAACCAAAGGAGGACAAATACAAATGCAATTCAGCTTCTTTTGGATTTGATCAAATGGACTTCGTTGTTGCATttccaattaataaaaattgGTTCTATGCCATGTCGCAGCCAAAGAAATGTTGGACTGATGAG CACATCGATGTAGTCTTTTACTACCTTAGGAAGAAATCAAAATTGCGAAGCCTGGATCAATACAGATACACTACAGTTAACTGTTTATTCAAAACATACATCAATAACACACATGAGAGGTATCATTGCAGTCTTGCCGATGACAACCTTAGTACACAGGAACACATGGCGCGTGGGTCTGTTGTATCTGGATTCGAGCGGTCAATGATGAACATTATTAATGGTTTTGAGATTCCTGCTGGTTTACCGTGGCACTCATGTGATGATGTTTACATTCCGGTGAATTGTGATGGACAATTTCATTGGGTATTGGctgttgttgttttgaaaaagaGGCTAATACGTGTCTACGACTCAGCATCTGGATCAAGGAGAAAAAATTTTTCGGGAgacattaaaaaattatctctAATGTTGCCTACTTACCTCCAGGACAGTGGATTTTTTGATCATTCTGAGCGAACTGATTGGTCATCTCTTGATGCTTATAAGGACAAGGAAACTGGAAGTCTATTGGAACCAAAACACCCTTTTCTTGTTGAATATGTACAAGACATTATTCAACAAGGAAGCGACACACT GGATTGTGGTTTGTTTGTGGCCGCCTTTGCTGAATTCCTTAGCGATGAAATTCCAATCCAATCCAATAATTTCCGTTCTGATTATCTCCGGTCAAGATACGCAGCATTGCTATGGAATTACGGCAGTGAAAAGGCTGAAGCTGGATACGTTAGTGATAATGACGATCCATCAAAGCCTAGGGGTCATTTCACACCACCAAACCATGATGCGTTGGTTAACTTGGAGTAG
- the LOC125854411 gene encoding chaperone protein dnaJ 11, chloroplastic-like, with translation MASSSFLLSTSIAGSKLSAAAPPPSSVSFRQRPFSVSAAYSTAERTSTTTTSSSTIASHTSLYEVLGIQIGANSHEIKSAYRKLARILHPDVQNSSAEDFIRVQSAYATLSDPEKRANYDRKLFGNRIARPVDFSPAGARSHYTVRRKWETDQCW, from the coding sequence atggcttcttcttcttttcttctctccACTTCAATTGCCGGCTCTAAACTCTCCGCCGCTGCACCACCGCCGAGTTCCGTTAGTTTCCGGCAGCGGCCGTTCTCTGTTTCCGCCGCTTACTCCACTGCGGAGAGgacttctactactactactagtAGCTCTACAATAGCCTCACATACATCGTTATACGAAGTTTTAGGGATTCAAATAGGAGCTAATTCTCATGAAATTAAGTCTGCTTACCGGAAATTAGCCAGAATTTTGCATCCGGATGTTCAGAATTCGTCGGCGGAGGACTTTATTAGAGTTCAATCAGCGTATGCTACTCTTTCCGACCCGGAAAAACGTGCTAATTATGATCGGAAACTATTTGGGAATAGAATTGCAAGGCCTGTTGATTTCTCACCGGCGGGAGCTCGTAGCCATTATACTGTTCGCCGGAAATGGGAAACCGATCAGTGTTGGTAG
- the LOC125854398 gene encoding uncharacterized protein LOC125854398, which translates to MANVMKPLMNWPKWHQYLYVRASFIHFVQSQSQSPLFSTCNVRRPPSFTASPSGYRQAHFRSGAALKSRESPLPLDQSESDSDSDEKTRKSRNEKKREARRAVRWAMDLAKFSVPQIKRILRVASTEQEVYEAVMLAKRLGPDVREGKRRQFSYIGRLLREVEPELMDGLIQATKDGDQTKFQALSGSELSATEDIDEEVEETEYEDDEESSEDDIVLADRWFDGLVNKDVDISKEIYSLSEVDFDRQELRGLVRKVQSIREKGSNSDKEEGKVNSDVVRAERSLTRFLRDLAKQLHS; encoded by the exons ATGGCTAATGTAATGAAGCCTCTGATGAATTGGCCAAAATGGCATCAGTATTTATACGTTCGCGCTTCATTCATCCACTTTGTTCAATCTCAATCTCAATCTCCACTCTTCTCGACCTGCAATGTTCGCCGACCGCCGTCGTTCACGGCATCACCTTCCGGTTACCGGCAAGCTCATTTTCGTTCCGGCGCGGCACTTAAATCACGTGAAAGTCCATTACCGTTAGATCAATCGGAGAGCGACAGCGATTCCGATGAGAAAACAAGGAAGAGTCGTAACGAGAAGAAGCGTGAAGCTCGACGCGCCGTCCGGTGGGCTATGGATTTAGCTAAGTTCTCTGTTCCTCAAATTAAGCGCATTCTCAG AGTGGCTTCAACAGAGCAAGAGGTATACGAAGCCGTTATGCTGGCCAAG AGACTAGGTCCTGATGTACGAGAAGGAAAGCGAAGGCAATTCAGTTACATAG GCAGATTATTGCGAGAAGTTGAGCCTGAATTGATGGATGGTTTGATTCAGGCAACAAAAGATGGAGACCAAACTAAATTTCAGGCTTTATCTGGTTCGGAACTTTCGGCTACTGAAGATATTGATGAAGAGGTTGAAGAGACTGAATATGAGGATGACGAAGAG AGTTCTGAGGACGATATTGTTTTAGCTGATAGATGGTTTGATGGCTTGGTCAATAAGGACGTTGACATCTCTAAAGAAATCTATTCTCTaagtgaggttgattttgatcGCCAG GAGTTACGTGGTCTTGTTAGGAAAGTGCAATCAATACGAGAAAAAGGAAGCAATTCAGACAAGGAGGAAGGAAAAGTAAATAGTGATGTTGTCCGTGCAGAAAGATCTCTCACTCGTTTCCTTCGAGATTTAGCGAAGCAGCTTCATAGCTAA
- the LOC125854391 gene encoding thaumatin-like protein 1b, whose product MAQVKVLSFFALFLTITELFITGVNSAATFTMVNKCQQTIWPGLLSNAGIAPLSTTGFVLQKGESKTISVPTSWGGRFWARTHCTEDSTGKFTCATGDCGSGKLECAGGNALPPATLAEFTLDGSNGMDFFDVSLVDGYNLPMLVVPQGGSGNNCTSTGCMVDLNGACPSELKVMSMGGENVACKSACEAFRKDEYCCAGAYNNPTTCKPSSYSTLFKKACPSAYSYAYDDKTSTFTCAGANNYLITFCPSPNTSQKSSSSSSGQNQEPEDSNNQNNDNNNNEPSTINNSMVYDGAWDISSASSTTTCMHVFSSPAIAGAVAFLTATFQWHRQLF is encoded by the exons atggcGCAAGTGAAAGTGCTCAGTTTCTTTGCTCTGTTTTTAACGATTACAGAGCTCTTCATAACAG GTGTAAATTCAGCTGCAACATTTACAATGGTGAATAAATGCCAGCAAACAATTTGGCCTGGATTATTATCTAACGCCGGAATTGCTCCACTTTCCACCACTGGTTTTGTTCTTCAAAAAGGCGAATCGAAAACAATCAGTGTACCCACTTCATGGGGCGGCAGATTCTGGGCTCGTACACATTGTACCGAAGATTCCACCGGAAAATTCACCTGCGCCACCGGCGATTGCGGTTCCGGTAAGCTCGAATGCGCCGGCGGCAACGCTCTACCGCCGGCAACTCTAGCTGAATTCACACTAGATGGATCCAACGGGATGGATTTCTTCGACGTCAGTTTAGTCGATGGGTACAACTTGCCAATGCTTGTGGTACCACAAGGTGGTTCCGGTAACAATTGTACAAGTACCGGATGTATGGTGGATTTGAACGGCGCGTGTCCGTCGGAGCTGAAAGTGATGAGCATGGGAGGTGAAAATGTCGCGTGTAAGAGCGCGTGTGAAGCTTTTCGAAAAGATGAGTATTGTTGCGCCGGCGCGTATAATAATCCAACGACGTGTAAACCATCGTCATATTCAACGTTGTTTAAGAAAGCTTGTCCGAGTGCTTACAGCTATGCTTACGATGATAAAACGAGTACTTTCACTTGTGCTGGAGCTAATAATTATCTCATCACGTTTTGTCCTTCTCCTAATACCAG TCAAAAGTCGTCATCATCATCAAGTGGACAAAATCAAGAACCAGAAGATAGTAACAACCAAAACAACGACAACAATAACAATGAGCCATCAACGATCAACAACTCTATGGTATATGATGGTGCATGGGATATCAGTAGTGCATCTTCAACCACCACGTGCATGCACGTGTTCAGTTCACCGGCCATAGCCGGTGCCGTCGCCTTCTTAACAGCCACTTTCCAGTGGCATCGTCAGctcttctaa